The following coding sequences lie in one Chanos chanos chromosome 4, fChaCha1.1, whole genome shotgun sequence genomic window:
- the socs5b gene encoding suppressor of cytokine signaling 5b, translating into MENMVKMWSNFRSRCQTLFHNRGAESSSRTLDVDRVQCAVNLGRGARPVESHRSQASTSSRSLSQQPLVNGARRSHNCVADVPQIVEITVDKDNEDLRRGPGGISLTRRDSYSRHAPWGGKKKHSCSTKTQSSLEVDRHSSRARGGIGRRERRYAVGSIQEIGDSGGGGRSVSTRSLRRRLRDTVGLCLPLPTHRQSKSTKAPVASKRKIHLTELMLETCPFPPGSDLANKWHLIKQHTAPVSPHSSTALMDAFDPLHTSPEDEEERLRERRRLSIEEGVDPPPNAQIHTLEAIAQSSSLYKLGPKMTPGVGEGSGEGRSSGSGGCGSGGSSGMSIQAGVSVTSQPADWDSEEDTTTLCLQARRPKQRHASGDGHSSRQPGPWKVHTQIDYIHCLVPDLLAITALPCYWGIMDRYQAEALLDGRPEGTFLLRDSAQEDYLFSVSFRRYNRSLHARIEQWNHNFSFDAHDPCVFHSSTVTGLLEHYKDPSACMFFEPLLTAPLHRTFPFSLQHLARAAICRRTTYDGIDALPLPPALQDFLKEYHYKQKVRVRWLEREPPLKVK; encoded by the coding sequence ATGGAGAACATGGTCAAGATGTGGAGCAATTTCAGGAGTCGATGCCAAACCCTCTTCCACAACCGCGGTGCGGAGTCTAGTTCACGCACCCTGGACGTCGATCGTGTCCAGTGTGCAGTGAACTTGGGCCGAGGAGCACGCCCAGTCGAGTCCCACAGATCTCAGGCCTCCACATCCTCACGGAGCTTGTCACAACAACCACTGGTTAATGGGGCTCGGCGCAGTCACAACTGCGTGGCAGATGTTCCTCAAATTGTAGAGATTACTGTTGACAAAGACAACGAGGACTTGAGAAGGGGCCCTGGTGGAATCTCGCTCACACGGAGAGATTCATACTCGCGGCATGCGCCTTGGGGAGGCAAGAAAAAACATTCGTGCTCCACCAAAACTCAGAGCTCTTTGGAGGTCGACAGACATTCTAGTCGAGCAAGGGGAGGTATAGGTAGAAGGGAACGTCGCTACGCGGTCGGCTCCATCCAGGAGATAGGCGATTCAGGAGGAGGTGGGCGTAGCGTAAGTACCCGTTCCTTGCGCAGACGGTTGAGGGACACCGTTggcctctgtctgcctctgccAACTCACCGCCAGTCCAAGTCAACCAAGGCCCCAGTTGCCTCCAAGCGGAAGATCCACTTAACAGAGCTGATGCTGGAGACATGCCCATTCCCACCTGGCTCTGACCTAGCCAACAAGTGGCACCTCATCAAACAACACACGGCTCCTGTCAGCCCGCACTCCTCCACTGCACTAATGGATGCCTTTGATCCCCTGCACACTTCCCCCGAGGATGAGGAGGAGCGATTGCGCGAGCGCCGCAGGCTTAGCATTGAAGAGGGAGTGGACCCTCCACCCAATGCTCAAATACACACTCTAGAAGCCATAGCACAGAGTTCCTCACTTTACAAGTTGGGACCGAAGATGACCCCAGGTGTAGGAGAAGGATCAGGGGAGGGCCGGAGCTCTGGGTCCGGTGGCTGTGGTTCTGGCGGCTCATCCGGGATGAGTATACAGGCAGGTGTGAGTGTAACATCTCAGCCTGCGGACTGGGACTCTGAGGAGGACACAACCACCCTCTGCTTGCAGGCTCGTCGGCCCAAGCAGAGGCATGCCTCTGGGGATGGCCATTCCTCACGGCAGCCTGGGCCCTGGAAAGTCCACACACAAATTGATTACATTCACTGTCTGGTGCCAGACCTACTGGCTATCACTGCACTGCCCTGCTATTGGGGCATAATGGACCGTTACCAGGCAGAGGCGCTGTTGGACGGACGACCAGAGGGAACGTTCCTACTACGCGACTCTGCTCAGGAGGACTATCTGTTTTCCGTTAGCTTCCGCCGCTACAACCGCTCACTCCACGCCCGGATTGAACAGTGGAACCACAACTTCAGCTTTGACGCACACGACCCATGCGTCTTCCACTCCTCCACTGTCACGGGCTTGCTTGAGCATTACAAAGACCCTAGCGCCTGTATGTTTTTTGAGCCACTGCTCACTGCCCCTCTACACAGGACCTTCCCCTTCAGTCTGCAGCACCTGGCACGTGCTGCCATCTGCCGTCGGACCACCTATGACGGGATTGACGCTCTCCCGTTGCCGCCAGCATTGCAAGACTTCCTTAAAGAGTATCATTACAAACAGAAAGTGCGTGTGCGGTGGTTAGAAAGAGAGCCACCACTCAAGGTCAAGTGA